In Alteromonas mediterranea DE, a single genomic region encodes these proteins:
- a CDS encoding SDR family NAD(P)-dependent oxidoreductase — MSNEFNGKTAIISGAAGGIGLALAEALAEQGMNIVMGDIDNAALMQSGSALREKGYNILTCALDVTDYSQWEDIVANAKDKFGKVHMVINNAGVGGTPGKVEDSEHETWRWVMDVNVMGVLYGAQASVPAIQEHGEGGWVLNVASMAGMMGMPYAGAYCASKAAVVSMTESWIAELKPFNIHTSVLCPAFVKTRIHESYRNRQQKYAVAQENRIDKEKLKAGAQAATMAVESGIPAAMLAERVIEALKSKQTYIFTHPNYRKVTTERFNAIDNGFIDAENSAVVGHLIDDDMVTF, encoded by the coding sequence ATGTCGAACGAGTTCAATGGTAAAACGGCAATTATATCGGGCGCGGCTGGCGGCATCGGTTTGGCTTTGGCAGAGGCGTTAGCCGAACAGGGCATGAATATAGTGATGGGGGATATCGACAACGCTGCGCTAATGCAGTCGGGAAGTGCCCTGCGTGAAAAAGGCTATAATATTCTTACCTGCGCGTTGGACGTGACAGACTATTCCCAGTGGGAAGACATTGTTGCTAATGCGAAAGATAAGTTCGGCAAAGTTCACATGGTCATCAATAATGCTGGTGTGGGCGGCACCCCGGGGAAAGTCGAAGACTCAGAGCACGAAACGTGGCGCTGGGTAATGGATGTTAACGTAATGGGTGTGCTTTACGGTGCGCAGGCTAGCGTTCCAGCCATTCAAGAGCATGGTGAAGGCGGTTGGGTGTTAAATGTGGCTTCAATGGCTGGAATGATGGGAATGCCCTACGCAGGGGCGTATTGCGCGTCTAAAGCCGCTGTGGTTTCAATGACAGAAAGCTGGATTGCTGAGCTTAAACCTTTCAATATTCACACCTCTGTACTGTGCCCAGCCTTTGTGAAAACGCGAATCCATGAGTCTTATCGAAATCGTCAACAAAAGTACGCCGTCGCTCAAGAAAATCGCATTGATAAAGAAAAGCTTAAAGCGGGGGCGCAAGCGGCTACCATGGCGGTTGAGTCTGGGATCCCGGCAGCTATGCTAGCCGAACGCGTAATCGAAGCCCTTAAATCAAAGCAAACCTATATTTTTACGCACCCAAATTACCGCAAAGTAACAACAGAGCGCTTCAACGCTATTGATAACGGGTTTATCGATGCTGAAAATAGCGCTGTTGTCGGGCACCTTATTGATGACGACATGGTAACGTTTTAA
- a CDS encoding TonB-dependent receptor, which yields MLLSSYSSPFFLFLCFYFISTRGKNAKNTVTFSGLCAGLFFSFVSPLSFAQHADISQLERYTVTATRPYYDESLSRIFPQYQFDKSHLVTPLHTNELLLQAPSVSLNGQGGQIQSISIRGYSRWRIQTLLDGVPIVSDRRAGSSIGFVPPEFITSVSVLPGAASTYLGSGALGGAVNLQLDATENPYLNVGYSSNQQMKTLSYKDSVGNTDWNIAYRNANKGEDANGALLFDQFEQAGLFLRHRPESGFIKEAWTLYSDNNNIGKSSSDYPLNRISTYPDNTHWLGKLTVGADNYTGSIWWHQSYLETSVLRPQSRINDSENKALDYGFDIKTKGNWQDWWFNWQLQVSGREGVEADEKEFSLTAIPVEQGHGPDSIALLEERAPALAYEVSTLNANEINAAGIVDASRQWNSTALALGARVDWQRQSDNTGTNENVTATNLSGYIGVNYQLAKRWATSLYVSSAFRNPSLTERFFAGETPRGTVIGSTKLQTESALNSQATFAYNSEQLQGAIDVFYQQIDNYIERQAIADDVLQYANLDSATIKGLSYQLSWQSKVNNIDATLSGAWVNGRDELGNAIADIPADNHRFNVGMTLGSARFFTTVVYRASKSDVAEGERPLDDVITLNVGGSWRMNERIVLQASWENLTDQLYYTSTDDKAPFAQGKSIQLALTYLL from the coding sequence GTGCTTTTGTCTTCTTATTCCTCGCCTTTTTTTCTTTTTCTGTGTTTCTACTTTATCTCTACACGAGGTAAAAACGCTAAAAACACCGTGACGTTTTCAGGGCTATGTGCGGGTTTATTCTTTTCTTTTGTTTCGCCTTTAAGCTTCGCGCAACATGCAGATATCAGTCAGTTAGAGCGTTACACCGTAACCGCAACGCGGCCTTATTACGATGAATCCCTATCCCGTATATTTCCTCAGTATCAATTTGATAAAAGTCACCTGGTGACGCCGCTACACACCAACGAACTTTTGTTGCAAGCGCCTTCCGTATCCCTCAACGGGCAGGGCGGTCAGATACAAAGTATTAGTATTAGGGGGTACTCTCGTTGGCGTATTCAAACGCTGCTTGATGGTGTGCCTATTGTCAGCGATAGGCGAGCAGGTTCTAGCATTGGCTTTGTTCCACCTGAATTTATAACGTCGGTTTCTGTATTGCCTGGCGCAGCTTCTACGTATTTGGGGTCAGGTGCACTAGGAGGCGCGGTTAATTTGCAGCTAGATGCCACCGAGAACCCTTATCTTAATGTGGGGTACAGTAGCAACCAGCAAATGAAAACCCTTAGCTACAAAGACAGTGTCGGGAATACAGATTGGAATATAGCCTATCGCAATGCTAATAAGGGAGAAGATGCTAACGGCGCTCTGTTATTTGATCAATTTGAACAGGCCGGGCTTTTCTTGCGACATCGCCCTGAAAGCGGGTTTATAAAAGAAGCGTGGACCCTCTATTCTGACAACAATAATATTGGTAAATCGAGCAGCGATTACCCTTTAAATCGAATTTCTACTTATCCAGATAACACGCACTGGCTAGGCAAGTTGACGGTTGGAGCGGATAACTACACAGGAAGCATCTGGTGGCATCAGTCTTATTTAGAGACGTCGGTGTTGCGCCCGCAAAGCCGTATTAACGATAGCGAAAACAAGGCGCTTGATTATGGCTTTGATATTAAGACCAAGGGCAATTGGCAAGATTGGTGGTTTAACTGGCAGTTACAGGTGTCAGGGCGCGAAGGCGTAGAAGCAGACGAAAAAGAATTTAGCTTAACCGCTATCCCGGTTGAACAGGGCCATGGGCCTGATTCTATTGCCCTTTTAGAGGAAAGGGCGCCTGCACTTGCTTATGAAGTAAGTACACTGAATGCAAATGAAATAAATGCTGCCGGTATTGTAGATGCCTCACGTCAATGGAATAGCACCGCATTGGCGCTAGGTGCGCGGGTGGATTGGCAGCGACAATCTGATAATACCGGTACCAATGAAAACGTCACCGCCACAAATTTAAGCGGTTATATCGGAGTAAACTATCAATTAGCAAAGCGTTGGGCAACAAGCTTGTATGTATCTAGCGCATTTAGAAACCCGTCATTAACCGAGCGCTTTTTCGCGGGGGAAACGCCCCGTGGCACAGTAATAGGCAGTACAAAGCTGCAAACCGAGAGCGCCCTAAACTCACAAGCTACTTTTGCTTACAACAGCGAACAGCTGCAGGGCGCTATCGACGTATTTTATCAGCAAATTGATAATTACATAGAAAGGCAAGCGATAGCTGACGACGTTTTACAATATGCGAATTTGGATAGTGCCACCATTAAAGGGCTAAGCTATCAGCTTAGTTGGCAGTCGAAAGTTAACAACATTGATGCGACATTAAGTGGCGCATGGGTAAATGGGCGCGATGAGTTAGGTAATGCTATTGCTGATATACCTGCCGATAATCATCGGTTTAATGTTGGTATGACATTGGGCAGTGCGCGCTTTTTTACCACGGTGGTTTATCGCGCTAGTAAATCAGATGTCGCAGAGGGAGAGCGACCCCTTGATGACGTTATTACGTTGAATGTGGGCGGTAGCTGGCGTATGAACGAGCGTATTGTGTTACAGGCCAGTTGGGAAAATTTAACCGATCAGCTGTACTATACCAGTACCGATGATAAAGCCCCTTTTGCCCAAGGTAAAAGCATACAGCTTGCATTAACCTATTTGCTTTAA
- a CDS encoding WD40/YVTN/BNR-like repeat-containing protein, which produces MKKLLKAAVAVSIALSCSPTYADKNDKDEIFSSSTFKAMELRNIGPAYMSGRIADIAIDQNNPSTWYTAVGSGGVWKTTNAGTTWTPIFDDQPVYSIGDVTIAPSNSNIIWVGTGENNGGRHISFGDGVYKSVDGGQTWKNMGLSKSEHVSDIIIHPTNPDIVWVSAQGPLWSGGGERGLYKTTDGGETWKQVLTPADKWTGVTSLLIDPRNPDKLYAATWARQRSIGAYVGTNEGAGIHTSNDGGETWTELKTGLPEGNMGKIGMAISPMNPDVIYATIETDNRGGGFYRSADQGASWTKMSDEVGGGTGPHYYQEIFADQHQFDRVYIASNYSKVSDDGGKTWTPINTKRKHVDDHAMAFHPTDPDFVLMGSDGGIYMSHDRMANWRFMANLPLTQFYKVAPDDSTPFYKIYAGAQDNSTQGGPSRTMREEGIKNKDWFLTLGGDGHGPATEPGNPDIVYSQWQQGNLTRVDMKTREGVYIKPQPLPGDPAERYNWDAPINVSAHDPARIYFASQRVWRSDDRGDSWRAVSGDLTKNGNRMHSPLMGRTWSVEAGWDLYAMTEFHTIANFAESPVDENILWAGTDDGIIQVTTNGGKSWKKIELDDIRGIPANSYVNDIRADLYDPNTVYVALDNHKYGDYKPYLIKSTNLGKSWTSLAEDLPEKHLVWRIVQDHVNKDLLFIGTEFGVFFSVNGGKKWVELDGGMPTISTRDVKIQRRENDLVAGTFGRGIYILDDYAPLRSLTEKSMQQDAILFGPSRPVKWFQLDDNHTDSDGDDRFVAKNPEHGATFTYYLKDSLLTAKEKRQEADKKAVEDKKYPKYPSWEAVEAENQEAEPAVYIEVRDSEGDIIKRVDGKTKKGLHRLTWDMKYASTNPLTEKDSKNNGLMALPGSYTATLFKRVGTEVTPLSEPVSFELAAIVEGALEGATPQEMEVYGSAVSDAQKRAISATTVLKHLKDTMALLRTAIDRTPSDIAKLEAQFAAIQEEIHAVNRQFYGLKSRDRMGIKPANIMSRLRYARSALGSSYGPTAQHKDQLGYANDSLDSAVARIGTLQSTAVPALQQAVVEAGGPWTSGLPVINK; this is translated from the coding sequence ATGAAAAAGCTTCTTAAAGCGGCAGTTGCTGTATCAATAGCACTGTCGTGCTCGCCCACCTACGCAGATAAAAACGACAAAGACGAAATATTTAGCAGCTCAACGTTTAAAGCAATGGAGCTCAGAAACATTGGGCCTGCGTATATGTCGGGGCGTATTGCTGATATTGCAATCGATCAGAATAACCCATCCACATGGTATACCGCCGTTGGTTCGGGCGGCGTATGGAAAACGACTAACGCAGGTACAACCTGGACGCCTATTTTTGACGACCAGCCGGTCTATTCCATTGGTGACGTTACTATTGCGCCAAGCAATTCAAATATCATTTGGGTTGGTACCGGCGAAAATAACGGTGGCCGGCATATCAGCTTCGGTGACGGCGTTTACAAGTCAGTAGACGGCGGTCAAACCTGGAAAAATATGGGGCTGTCTAAATCCGAGCACGTTTCAGACATTATTATTCATCCTACCAATCCCGATATCGTTTGGGTATCAGCCCAAGGCCCTCTATGGAGTGGTGGTGGCGAGCGCGGCCTATACAAAACTACCGACGGTGGCGAAACATGGAAGCAGGTCCTTACCCCTGCTGATAAGTGGACAGGCGTAACCTCACTGCTTATCGACCCTCGCAACCCTGATAAGCTTTACGCAGCAACCTGGGCGCGTCAGCGCTCTATTGGTGCTTATGTGGGGACAAACGAAGGGGCAGGTATTCATACATCAAACGATGGTGGCGAAACCTGGACCGAACTTAAAACCGGCTTGCCAGAAGGCAATATGGGAAAAATCGGAATGGCAATATCGCCTATGAACCCCGATGTTATCTATGCCACTATTGAAACCGACAACCGCGGTGGAGGTTTTTATCGCTCTGCCGACCAAGGTGCCAGCTGGACCAAGATGTCGGATGAAGTAGGTGGGGGAACCGGTCCGCACTACTACCAAGAGATTTTCGCAGACCAACACCAGTTTGATCGGGTGTATATAGCGAGTAACTACAGCAAAGTGTCAGACGACGGCGGTAAAACTTGGACACCCATTAACACCAAGCGCAAGCACGTTGACGATCATGCCATGGCATTTCACCCCACCGACCCAGACTTCGTGTTAATGGGTTCTGATGGGGGAATTTATATGTCGCACGACAGAATGGCGAACTGGCGCTTTATGGCTAACTTACCGTTAACGCAGTTCTATAAAGTGGCGCCCGATGATTCTACGCCTTTTTATAAAATTTATGCCGGTGCGCAAGATAACTCTACCCAAGGTGGCCCTTCGCGAACAATGCGAGAAGAGGGGATTAAGAACAAAGATTGGTTCCTTACGCTTGGTGGTGACGGTCACGGACCGGCAACAGAACCAGGCAACCCGGATATTGTGTACTCGCAGTGGCAACAAGGTAACTTGACCCGTGTAGACATGAAAACCCGCGAAGGGGTTTACATTAAACCGCAGCCGCTACCTGGCGATCCCGCAGAGCGTTATAACTGGGACGCGCCTATTAATGTTTCGGCCCACGACCCTGCGCGTATTTACTTTGCGTCTCAGCGAGTATGGCGAAGCGATGATCGCGGAGACAGCTGGAGGGCGGTATCAGGCGATTTAACGAAAAACGGCAATCGCATGCATTCGCCATTAATGGGACGTACGTGGTCAGTGGAAGCTGGCTGGGACCTGTACGCAATGACGGAATTTCATACCATCGCTAACTTCGCAGAAAGCCCGGTAGATGAAAATATATTGTGGGCAGGGACTGACGACGGCATTATTCAAGTGACCACTAACGGCGGTAAATCTTGGAAAAAGATTGAGTTAGACGATATTCGAGGGATTCCTGCGAACTCGTACGTCAATGATATCCGCGCCGATTTATACGACCCTAATACGGTTTACGTCGCATTAGATAATCATAAATATGGTGACTACAAGCCGTACCTGATTAAGTCGACAAACCTTGGTAAAAGTTGGACATCGCTTGCTGAAGACTTGCCTGAAAAGCATTTGGTTTGGCGCATTGTGCAAGACCACGTAAACAAAGATCTGTTATTTATTGGCACCGAATTTGGCGTGTTCTTCTCGGTGAATGGCGGCAAGAAATGGGTTGAGCTTGATGGCGGTATGCCAACAATTTCAACACGAGACGTAAAAATTCAGCGTCGTGAAAATGACCTGGTTGCTGGTACCTTCGGTCGCGGGATCTACATTCTTGATGACTACGCACCGCTTCGTTCATTAACCGAAAAGTCGATGCAGCAAGACGCGATTTTGTTCGGGCCAAGCCGCCCAGTAAAATGGTTCCAGCTAGATGATAATCACACCGACTCTGACGGCGACGATCGCTTTGTAGCGAAGAACCCAGAGCATGGTGCAACCTTCACCTATTACCTTAAAGACAGTTTGCTAACAGCCAAAGAAAAGCGCCAAGAAGCAGATAAAAAAGCAGTAGAAGATAAAAAGTACCCTAAATACCCGAGTTGGGAAGCGGTTGAAGCGGAAAATCAAGAAGCGGAACCTGCGGTTTATATTGAAGTGCGTGATAGCGAAGGCGACATTATTAAACGCGTTGATGGCAAGACCAAAAAAGGGCTACATCGCCTAACGTGGGATATGAAGTATGCATCTACTAACCCGTTAACGGAAAAAGACAGTAAAAATAATGGTCTGATGGCACTGCCAGGCAGCTATACCGCTACCTTGTTTAAACGCGTGGGTACTGAGGTAACGCCGCTTTCTGAGCCGGTTTCATTCGAATTGGCTGCTATTGTTGAAGGTGCACTTGAAGGTGCAACACCACAAGAAATGGAAGTCTATGGAAGTGCGGTTAGTGATGCACAAAAACGTGCGATTTCAGCCACAACAGTGCTAAAACATCTGAAAGATACAATGGCGTTGCTGCGCACAGCCATTGATCGTACCCCAAGCGATATTGCAAAGCTTGAGGCGCAGTTTGCTGCAATTCAAGAAGAGATACATGCCGTAAACAGACAATTCTACGGCCTTAAGTCTCGCGATAGAATGGGTATAAAGCCCGCTAATATCATGAGCCGTTTACGATATGCTCGTTCGGCACTAGGCTCTTCCTACGGTCCTACAGCGCAGCATAAAGATCAGCTGGGTTACGCAAACGATAGCTTAGACAGTGCGGTTGCGCGTATTGGCACATTGCAAAGCACTGCCGTGCCTGCACTCCAACAAGCCGTAGTTGAAGCTGGCGGTCCGTGGACTTCTGGTCTACCTGTTATTAATAAATAG